TGGGCAAGAGACCCTCATATAGCTGCCTGGTCAGTATTAGAAGGACATCTTCAGGATGAAAAGCTCTGGGGGATGCTTGACAGCAGGGAAGCTGAAGAGGCGGAGAAAAGCCTGTGGAGAGGATTCTTCGGGGAAAACCAGGAGGAGTCGGGAAATACAGGAGACATTCGTAGGAAAATAGTCGGACAGATTTTGGATATGAAAGATAATCCGGCAGAAAACAAACAGGAGTAATTATAGAAGAAATACTGTCTGAAAGTATGTTTTCCTGCTAATGGATGCGAAAACAGCGGTGGCGCAAATTCATAACAAGGGGTATATGGAGGAACTTCGTACGGAGGAATACCACAGAATTGATTGCTGCGGAATCGCATTTTACAGGAAAGACTGTGAAGTATACTTTGGGGGAGGCATTTGTTAATCAGATACACCCATCTATGAAAAAAATAACGAGGAGTAAACCATATCAGGTTTATTCCCCGTTATTTTTGTCCTGATAATCTAATATTTAACAAAATGACTTGACTATTAGAATAGTAAAATGATAAAATATAGTTAACCAAATAAAAAAATCAGAATAAAACATATACAAATTATACAAAAACGATTTTAGCCATTACAACGCGGATTATCTCGCCCCTGCCCGGTCACATCGTTGATTTTTTTAACTGCTGTTTCGGACAGGAATACAATCCGGCTGGGAGCTCCGGCAGCATTCTCACCGTCAAGCGTCAGGCCGTTGCTGTTCTCCGTATAGCTAAGGGGAAGAAGACGGGTAAAGATGCGCCCGGTGGACGCATCCGCAACCTGCAGGACTGCCTGATGAGCTGTGATACAGTCAAAGGACTGGTCAGGATAAAGAGGTTCCATAAACTTATTGACTGCATTTAAGATACTTTGATGCAGCTGCCCGACATCAGGAACAGAATCAGCATCCAGAGAAGCAGAGAGGTAATCGATCAGTCGTGAAACCTGTAAATCAATTTCAACATTGGGGTTTTTCATTAAGATACGCTCCTTTCAACATTTTATATATCAGATATAGTAACATTGTATAGGAATTGGAGAAAAAAATAAAGAACTGTATTTATATTCAGCGGATGAAACTCATACGTTTGAATATATACATAGATGCTACTTACGCGGCACGGGGTTTGCTACTTATGTGACATAAATCTGCTACTTATCAGGCTGAAGACTAAAAACAAAAAAAGTAGGAGGATGGTTATGATTAAAAAAAGCTTGATTATCAACGGTCTGCCACGCACGCTGTTGGTAAATCCGGAGGAAAATCTGGCAAAGGTGCTGCGGGAGCAATTGCTCTTAACAGGATGTAAGGTGGGATGTCAAATCGGACAATGTGGTACCTGTACGGTCATTGTGGATGGAAAGGCTGTACGTTCCTGTCTGGTGAAGATGAAAAAACTGGAGGATGGGACGAAAATAGAGACGATTGAAGGTGTGGGAACTCCCGAAAATCTTCATCCGCTGCAGCTGGCCTGGATGGGACATGGATGTGCGCAGTGCGGATACTGTTCGCCCGGATTTATCATGTCGGCGAAAGTTCTTTTGGAAGAGAATCCGGATCCCACCAGAGAAGAGGTGCGCGCATGGTTCCAGAAACACCGTAATCTCTGCAGATGTACGGGATATAAGCCTTTGGTAGACGCAGTTATGGATGCGGCAAAGGTGCTGCGTGGGGAGATGAAGAAAGAGGACCTGATCTTTACACCGGTGGGAAATAAGATATTGGGAACCAGCTATGTACGTCCCTCAGCGCTTCAGAAAGTTACCGGAACATGGGGGTATGGTGCAGATATGGCATTGGAGATGCCGGCTGATACTGCAAGGCTGGCACTGGTACAGGCAGATATTCCCCACGCCGTTATAAAAGGAGTGGATTTTGAAGAGGCCGGGAAAATGCCCGGAGTCATTAAGGTCATTACTGCGAAGGATGTAAAGGGAAAGAACCGCATCAGCGGGCTGATTACATTTGCTACGAATAAGGGAGATGGATGGGACCGTCCGATTCTCTGCGATGAGAAGATATTTCAGATTGGTGATGCTGTGGCAATTGTGGCGGCAGACACCGAAGAGCATGCAAAAGAGGCAGCCAAAGCCGTAAAGCTGGATTTGGAGCCGCTGCCTGCTTATATGAGTGCAATGGAGGCCATGGAGGAGGATGCAATTGAGATTCATCCAGGAACTCCCAATGTCTATTTTGAAACGAACTGTATCAAAGGGGAAGATACAAAACCGATTATGGAATCTGCACCTTACGTTGCAGAAGTTCATGCGTATACGAGCCGTCAGCCTCATCTGCATCTGGAGCCGGACTGCGGCTGTGCATACATAGATGAAGAGGGAAGACTGACCGTGCATTCCAAAAGTATTGGTATCCACCTGCATTCTGCCATGATTGTTGCGGGAATCGGTGTGGAACCGGATAAATTCCGCCTGATTCAAAATCCATCCGGCGGAACATTCGGATACAAATTTTCTCCTACGATGGAGGCATTGCTGGGCGTGGCCTGTCTGGCCCTGGATGGAAGAGCATGCACACTGGTTTACGACCAGTATCAGAATATCACCTATACCGGAAAACGTTCCCCTGCCTTTATGAACATTAAGCTTGCGGCAGATGCAGAGGGAAGACTGCTGGGCATGGAAGGGGACAACTACGTGGATCATGGTCCGTATTCTGAATTTGGAGATCTGCTGACTATGAGACTGTCCCAGTTTACCGGAGCAGGCTATGATATCCGCAATATCCGCAACAAGAGCCAGACCGTATGCACGAATCATGCATGGGGATCGGCATTTCGGGGGTATGGTTCACCCCAGTCCCTCATGGGCTCTGAACTTTGTATGGATATTCTGGCAGAAAAGATGGGTATGGATCCATTCGAACTGAGGTATAAGAATATCTACAGAAAGGAGTGGGGCTCCACGACACCTACAGGTCAGACGCCGGAGGTTTATAATCTGGAAGAGATGTATGAGAAAGCGCGTCCGATCTACTATGAGGCAAAAGAACGCCTGGCAAAGATGAATACAGAGAAACTAAAATACGGGGTTGGATTTGCAGCAGGCATCTATGGCTGCGGACTGGATGGAAAGGACAGCTCGATTGCGAACGTTCAACTAAATCCCGATGGCACAGTCACCGTATTTAATTCTTGGGAAGATCATGGACAGGGTGCTGATATCGGTACACTGACGATGGCTCATGAAACCCTGCGTCAGGCAGGAATCACACCGGATAAGATTCAGCTTGTGATGAATGACACCGGACGCACACCGGCTTCCGGTCCTGCAGGCGGCAGCCGTTCCAATGTGGTTACCGGAAATGCTACGCGCGTGGCTGCGGAGATGCTTGTCAATGCAATGCGTAAAACCGATGGTACTTACCGTACTTACGAAGAGATGGTGGCTGAAAACATTCCTGTATTTTATGAAGGAACCTGGGTGGCCAGTGCCTGCACAGACTGTGATCTGGAAACTGCACAGGGAGCGCCTTTCAGTAATTATATGTATCAGCTGTTCATTCCGGAAGTAGAGGTCAATGTTGAAACAGGGCAGGTGAGAGTGATTCGGTATAGTACCATCTGTGATTTTGGAACAATCATCAATAAAACCGTTGTGGACGGTCAGGTATATGGCGGACTGACACAGGGAATCGGACTGGCGCTGAGTGAGGATTTTGAGGATTACAGTAAACACACCACATTGGCCGGCTGCGGAATTCCTTATCCCAAGGATGTCCCGGATGATATCAACATTGTCTATGTAGAGACAAAACGGCCGGAAGGACCTTATGGAGCATCGGGCTGCGGGGAAGGTCCGCTGACCGCAGGACATCCGGCAATCTTAAGTGCCATCTATAACGCGACCGGTGCCAGAATCACGGAGTTACCGGCAAAACCTGAAAAGGTAAAGGAAGCACTTTTAAGACGTTAAATTTTGGAGGAATTCTATGCATGAGGTAGATCAGAACGAACTTCGTGAACTGGAAAAACTCTGCACACAGGAGCAGCCGCCGTCAAGTACGGCGGCCTGTCCGCTCCATGTGGACTGCAGAGGGATTTGTAATGCACTTGCGGAAGGGAGTTTTGACAAGGCAAGAGCCGTCTATGAGAAAGCCGTTCCTTTCCCTGAACTGCTTCCAAAAATCTGTGAAGCTCCCTGCCAGGAGGTATGCGTCTGTGCGCGTGAAGGAAACGGTGTTTTTCTGCGCAAGCTGGAAGAGGCGGCATCCGTCTATGGAAAGCCGAAGAAAACCGGGAACTTTATAAGGAAGAAGTCAAAGACGGCAGCGATTATCGGAGGCGGTATCTGCGGTATGACAGCAGCTCTGGAGCTGGGAAAGAAAGGCTATCCTGTCACTCTGTATGAAAAAGCGGAAAGACTTGGGGGACACTTAAAAGCACATCCTGAAGTGACTGGAGAACTTTTAAATCAGATGGCAGCAAGGCTGTCGGAATATCATGTCAGGCTTGTCATGAATCATGAACAGACAAGCCCCCGGGAATTGCAGCAAGCATATGATGCGGTGATGATTGCCTGGGGGAAAGGGCAGGCCGGAGGAGCAGATGTCTATTATCGCTGTGAAACGCCCGGTATTTTCCGGGCGGGGGATGTGTTGGATGGAGAAGCGTACTTCTGGGTGCAGGCTATGGCAGACGGAAAGCATTGTGCACTTTCCATGGATCGCTACATGCAGGGAGTTTCCGTGGAGGCAGGACGGGAAAAGGAAGGCGTATTTGAAACCACCTTATGTGTGGATCGCCCTGCAGGTGCATGGCAGGCAAATTCAAAACCACCGGAGGAAGAAAAACTTGTAAAAATGCATGGAGACGAGCTGCTGTCAAAAGAAGAAGCCCGGGAAGAAGCGGAAAGATGCTGGAACTGCCAATGCACCAGGTGTACGGATGCCTGTGCATTCATGCGACATTACAAATCGTATCCTAAGAAGTACTTAAGGACTGTGTATAACAATCTTTCGATTGCCATGGGGACGCACCATGCAAACGGTATGATTAATACCTGTAATCTGTGCGGCCAATGTTCCGAGGTCTGCCCTTATGGACTGGATTTGGGGCAGGTCATGCAAAAAGCCAGAGAAGTTATGGTTTCCAAAGAAAAGATGCCCCGGTCGGCATTTGACTTTGCGCTGGAGGATATGAAATTTTCCAATGGGGACTGTTATTTTGCCAGCAGGGAGAAATGCCGGTATGTCTATTTCCCCGGCTGTCAGCTCAGCGCTTCAGCGCCTGACATTGTAAGGTCATCGTATCTGGATCTGAAGAAACGGATGGATGGGGAGGTCGGCCTGATTTTGGGGTGTTGTGGGATTATGGCAAAGTGGGCCGGAGAATCCGGGCTATATGAAGAAACCTTGAGCAAACTGAGAGATTCATTGGCACAGATGGGGAATCCGGTAATCATCACAGCCTGTCCAACCTGCTATGATACATTTATCAGGGAATTTACGGAGCAGCAGGTACAGGGAATCTGGCAAGTGCTGGAGTGTATCGGCCTTCCCCGGACAACAGCACTGTCAGAAAAAAGATTCTTGCACGATGCCTGCGGAGCCAGAGCGCATCCGGAGGTGCGTGCATCGATGCGGCGGCTGGCCGGGGCCATGGGTATTCGGGTAGAGGAACAGGTCTACAAAGAAGAAAAGGCAGGATGCTGTGGTTATGGCGGTCTGGCCCAGTTTTCAAATCCCGGGGTAGCGGCCGGGGTGACCGCCCAGGCGTTGGAAGGAAAGGACTGCTACCTGACCTACTGCATCAATTGCAGGGACCGTTTTGCAAAGGCCGGCGCAGATTCCGTACACATACTGGAAGTGATATATGGGTCAGACCCGGATGGTAAAAGACCCTGGCCACGCTATTCTCTGCGGCGAAAGAACAGATTTCGTCTGCAGCAGGAGTTGCGTAAAGAAATCTGGAAAGAAGAGGTGACGGCGATGGAGGAAAGCAGGCTTTATTATTCATCGGAACTGGAAGATGAGCTGGAAAAGCGCCTGATTCTGGAAAGCGATATTTGCCAGGTCATTGCGCAGGCGGAAAAGGAACACCACCGCATCTGGGACAGGGAAAGTGAAACCTTTATTGCCCATCATAGGGTAGGACACGTGACTTACTGGGTGTATTACAGAGAACGGGAGGATGGTTACGAGATATTAAGAACCTATTCCCACAGAATGCAGATAAAGGGGGAGGCATAATGTCACAGAAATATCATGAGTCCTATGAATTTGAACCGGGAAGTCTTGTCTGTGACAAGTGTCAGGCGGCTATGGAACCCGGGGAAGTGATACTTCAATATATGGGGAATGATTTTCCAATCCAAATGCCAAAATGTCCTTTATGCGGACAGGTATTCATACCTGAAGAACTGGCAAGTGGTAAGATCCTCCAGGTGGAACGGGCTCTGGAAGACAAGTAAGTGGAATGGGTTTTGAAAGAAGGGTAGAGGATGGAACATTGTGACTTTTGGGGAGACAAAGAACAGAGTCATCCGGGTGGCACAGCACTTACTCTGTGGCTGCTGGAACAGGCGGAAAAGGCGAAAGGCCCCATTTGGAAAGGGAAATTCCTGGATGTGGGCTGCGGCACGGGGGATACCGTAAAGCTTTTGAAAAACCTGGGATTTCAGGCAAATGGAATCGATCGGATACTGCCCTTGGAGTTGAAAGAAAAAGGCTTGATAGAAGGGGATTTCCTGAAATGGTTTTTCCCTGAAGACAGCTATGATGGGCTGTTTCTGGAATGCACGCTCTGCCTTTTGAACGAGGAGGAGACATTTCATAATATAACAAAGTGTTTAAAGCATGACGGCCTTTTACTATTGTCGGATATCTACCGGAAGGATACAGGCATACCTGACTATAGAAAATTTGGGTTTCAGCTAATAGCAGCCAGAACCTGTGAGGAGGAGTGGAAAGCCTACCGGTCATACTGGCTCTGGAATTATGGAAAGGACAACGGCTTTGCCTGCCTGCCGGGAGGAAAGACGGATTTGAGTAATATGAGCTATTATGCGGGGGTTTATCGGGCGGATGGCTGAACTGAGGAGTCAAAAGGTATTTTGACCCCTGATACCCGGAAAGGAGATTTATGGATATAGAAACTCGTTTGCTAGAACTGGCCGGACAGGGGATGGCCTGCAGCCAGATGCTGATGATTATGGCCTTGGAAGAGGCCCAGGTAGAATGCCCCCAGGCAGTCAGAACCGTGAGCGGATTATGCGGCGGACTGGGGTATTGCGGGCGGGAATGCGGTGCATTGACCGGAGGATGTGCAGTTCTGGGATTTTTTGCGGGAAAGGGAATACCTGAGGAAGAACCGGAGCTGGATTTTCTGACGATCCTCCGCGAATATGTGGACTGGTTTATAAGTAATTATGGAAAAGAGGACAAAACCTGCAGTTGCCAGACTATCCTGGGTGGTGATTTTGACAGGGCAGGAACTGTATGCATGCCTTTAGTCGCCGCCTGCTATGAGAAACTGATGGAGCTGCTAAGTGACTATGAAATCCCATTATCAGATCCCTATTGCTAAGAAATGAATGAAAAGGAAAGGTAGATTATGAAATATCAGGTATTGATTCTGGCTGCCGGATGCTCCAGAAGGATGAAAAAATTCAAACCCCTGCTGCCACTGGGAAAAGGATGTATCTTACAGTCTGTAATAGACAATTTTAAAAAGTCAGGCTTAGAAGATATCCTTGTGGTCGTGGGATGTCAGAGACAGCGGGTGATATCTCTGCTGAAACAGGAACATGTGTCCTGGGTGGTGAATGAAGCCTATGAAGATACGGATATGCTGGAATCTGTGAAAGTCGGACTGTCGGCAATCAAGGCAGATACAGATGCCGTCTTTATCTGCCCGGGGGACGTCCCCCTGATAGCCCCTGCAACGATACAGGAGATTATCCGAACTTATGAACAGGGAGACAGCCCGATCTTAATACCTACATATAAGGGGGAGATGGGACACCCGCCCGTCTACAGTGCTGCGGTTATACAGGAAATACAAAACCATCGTGAAGACGGCGGTCTGCGCAGCTTCCTGCAGAGATATCCCTTTTGGATCCGGTATCTGCCGGTGGAAGATGAGGAAGTTGTCAAAGATGCCAATCTGCCTGAAGACTATAAACGTATTTTAAACGTTTATGCTTTGAAAAAACAGGAGGTGATTCAATGAATTGTCAAAAGACGGAGAGCGTCTGTCCGGTCTGCCTGAAGAAAGTCGACGCGTTTAGAGTCCCGGAAGGACAGAAGGTATATCTGGAAAAAGAATGCTGCGAGCATGGAAAGTTTCGTACGTTGATCTGGAATGGGCCTCCGGCGTATGAATTCTGGGGAAAAAAGAAAGAGCCCGTCCCATTGATTTCACCGGCGATGGAGATGAAACAGGGATGTCCCTATGACTGCGGTCTGTGCACAGATCATCGACAGAAAACCTGTTGTGTTTTACTGGAAGTGACAAAGCGGTGTGATTTGAACTGTCCACTTTGTTTTGCCTCGGCAGGAGGAGATGCCAGGGATGATCTTACACTTGAGGAAATTGAATTACAGTTCAAAGATATGATGCAGCGGGGAGGTCCGTTTAATATCCAGTTATCCGGCGGCGAACCGGGCATGAGGGAGGACCTTCCTGAGATTATAAAGTTGGGGCGACACGTAGGATTCGAGTACTTTCAGATGAACACCAATGGAATTCGAATCGGATACGACAGGCAATACATGCACCGGTTGGCCGAGGCAGGACTTAACTGTGTATTCCTGCAATTTGACGGTCTGGATGAAAGTGTTTACAAAAAATTGCGGGGAAGAGAACTACTGGCAGAGAAAATGGCGGCAATAGAAGCGTGCAGGCGGGAAGGCATCGGCGTGGTACTGGTACCGGTTATTGCACCTGATATCAATGTAGACCAGGTTGGAAAGATATTGGATTTTGCTTTAGAGCAGATGCCGGTGGTAAGAGGTGTACATTTTCAGCCTGTGAGTTATTTTGGAAGATATATGGGCAACGCTCCCGAAGAACGGTTCACAATGCCCGACCTTTTAAGAGAAATTGAAAAACAGACCCGGGGACAGATGAAGGCCAGTGATTTTACAGCTGGAAATGCAGAAAATGCCTATTGTTCCTTCTCGGGTAACTTTATAAAAGAAGCGGATGGCGGCATCACTCCATGGGATCATTCGAATTCCTGTGGATGCGGAAGCTCGGATAAATCCAAAGAATTTGTAGCCCGTCAGTGGTCGGCGCCACCCAAAGCCTGTACTTGCTGCTGTGAAGAAGACAACCTTGATTCCTCCTCCCTGGATGAATTCTTAAATCGTCTGAACCGCCAGACGCTGGCGGTATCCTGCATGACCTTTATGGATGCCTGGAACCTGGATCTGGAGCGTTTGAAAGAATGTTATATCCACATTTCGGAATATAAAGACAACCCCAGACTGATTCCATTCTGCGCATACAACCTTACAGCGGCAGATGGAAGGACGTTATATAGAGGGTTCCGCCATGAACAAGAAGAGTAGGACCTGTAGATGGGAAAGCTGGGCCCGGCAGCATATCAGCGACGGTGCCCTTATGCAGCGGGAGAGCATCCGGTCTTATCAGTTTCAGAAAATACAGGAAACCTATTTCCGGGTTCTTCGAAATAGTTCTTTTTATAAGAAAATGTATAAAGATTCAGGATGTCCCTCTGCGCTGAATAACTGGCAGAATTTTGGGGAGCTGCCTCTGATCACGGAGGAGGATATCCGGAAACGTGGTATGGAGATGGTTTGCGTTTCCCAAAGTCAGATCAGCCGTGTGGTGTCTTTAGATACCTCCGGTACCACAGGGCTCCCGAAAAGGTTGTTTTTTACAGAAGAAGATCAGGAATTAACGCTGGATTTCTTTCATTATGGAATGAAAGAACTGGCAGATCCCAAAGACCGGGTCATGATTTTACTGCCGGGCGGCCAAAGGGGAGGGCTGGCAAATCTTTTAGAAAGGGGCGTGGCGCGGATACCTGCTAAGAGCCTCGTCTATGGATTGGTGGAAGAGACCGAAGACTGTGTGAATGAAATCTGCCGGAATCAGATTACCGTAGTGGTGGGCATTCCTGTCCAGGTGCAGGCACTGGCTGCCTGCTGCAGGGATAGGAAGATAAAGGTTCCGGTAAAACGGGTCCTTTTAAGTACAGACGTCTTGTCTGATTCAGTTCGCCATCAAATAGAGGAAGGACTTTCCTGTGAGGTCTTTAACCACTATGGAATGACGGAACTGGGATATGGGGGAGCATTGGAGTGCAGAGAACATCAGGGAATGCATATCCGGGAGAATGATCTGTACGTGGAGATTGTAGAGCCGATATCAGGAAAGAGTCTGCCGGAAGGCAGCCTTGGTGAGATTGCAGTTACCACGTTGACCAGAAAAGGCATGCCTCTGATTCGCTATCGGACAGGAGATATGGGCAGGATGTTGCCCGGACGCTGCCCCTGCGGCAGTATACTGAAACGACTGGATGGAATCAGAAGAATCAGTGACAGCCTTGACTGGAACAAGTAGAAAAAAATGATTGACACCCACCCTCTACATATGCTATTCTTTTAGCCAGTATGAAGAGACATTATCGTTTTCATGCAAATATTGACCACTTCCATTGTGCAGCACGAAGGAAGTTAAGCCCAGACGGACAGGCGGGTCAGCTGCCGAGCGTGGGAAACCACATTATTGATTGAGTTAAAAGCTCAAATTTTATAAGTTGATTACTTAATAATCCGTGCGGATGCACATCACTTGTGAAACGATCAATAATAGCAGGGAAACATATTTGCTATGTAGACGCGAAGACGATGAATGTCATGAATATAAAGGCAGGAGGATCACTTTCAGGCCGGATATATATTCTGTGAGATTTTGGCAGGTGATGCACATCACCTGCCTTTTTTGGCGGCTTTTTATCTAAGAAAGGGGACAAAATACGATATGAACGATAGGAACATAGAAGAACAAAGAAGGGCCCCTATTTATGAAGCGCTTGAGTCCTTTCAAAAAAAGAGGGTGGTTCCCTTTGACGTTCCGGGTCACAAAAGAGGGAGAGGAAATCCGGAGCTGGCGAAGCTTCTGGGAGAGAAGTGCGTGGGTCTCGATGTCAATTCCATGAAGCCTCTGGATAATTTATGTCACCCCGTATCCGTAATCCGGGATGCGGAAGAGCTTGCAGCCAGGGCCTTTGGTGCAGCAGATGCATTCTTGATGGTAGGTGGGACGACCTCAGCGGTACAGAGCATGATTCTGTCCGTCTGTAAGGCAGGTGAGAAGATGATTCTTCCCAGAAATGTACATAAGAGTGTCATTAATGCACTGGTTCTGTGCGGTGCAGTTCCGGTTTATGTAAATCCGGATGTGAACAGTATGCTGGGCATTTCTCTTGGTATGGAAATGAACCAGGTGGAGAAGGCAATCCGGGAAAACCCGGATGCAGTGGCAGTCTTTATCAATAACCCTACCTATTATGGAATTTGTTCCGACATCCGTTCCATTGTGAAGCTGGCCCACACACATGGGATGAAGGTCCTTGCAGATGAAGCTCATGGAACCCATCTCTATTTTGGAAAGGGGCTTCCTGTATCGGCGATGGAAGCAGGAGCGGATATGGCGGCAGTCTCCATGCATAAGTCGGGAGGCAGTCTGACCCAGAGCTCCCTGCTCCTTTTGAACAAGGGTGTCAATGGGGACTATGTGCGGCAGATCATAAATCTGACGCAGACCACCAGTGCTTCCTACCTGCTGCTGTCAAGCCTGGATATTTCGAGAAGAAATCTGGCTTTGAGAGGAGAGGAGTCATTTGCCCGTGTGGTGGAGATGGCGGAATATGCCAGAGATGAAATTAATTCCATCGGCGGATATTACGCCTACGGGCGGGATTTAATTAACGGAACCAGTATCTTCGAATATGATGTGACAAAGCTTTCTGTCTATACCCTGGGTAATGGACTGGCGGGGATTGAGGTCTATGACCTTCTCCGGGATGAATATGACATCCAGATCGAGTTCGGAGATATCTGCAATATTCTGGCCTATATTTCCATCGGAGACAGAATTCAGGATATCGAACGTCTGGTTGGCGCTCTGGCGGATATTGAGCGCCTCTATAAAAAAGACCGGACAGGGATGCTCTCCGGAGAATATATAGCGCCTGAGGTTGTGATTTCCCCGCAAAGTGCATTTTATTCCCGGAAGATATCGGTCCCTGTGGAAGAATCAGCAGGAAAAATCAGCGGTGAGTTTGTGATGTGCTACCCGCCCGGAATTCCAATACTGGCCCCGGGAGAGATGATTACGAAGGACATCGTGGAGTATATCCTCTACGCCAGAGAAAAGGGCTGTTCTATGCAGGGAACCGAAGACCCTGCGATAGAGCATCTGATGGTGCTGGAAAACTGACCTAAGGAGAAAATAAGATGGAGATATGGTTTTCAGAAATGCACACGCCTAACGTGAAGCTTTCGGTGCGGATCGATAAGCAGCTATTTTCAGGTGAGAGTGCATATCAAAGAATTGATGTGTTCGAATCCCAGGAGTTCGGAAAATTTGTGG
The window above is part of the Novisyntrophococcus fermenticellae genome. Proteins encoded here:
- a CDS encoding DVU_1553 family AMP-dependent CoA ligase, which translates into the protein MNKKSRTCRWESWARQHISDGALMQRESIRSYQFQKIQETYFRVLRNSSFYKKMYKDSGCPSALNNWQNFGELPLITEEDIRKRGMEMVCVSQSQISRVVSLDTSGTTGLPKRLFFTEEDQELTLDFFHYGMKELADPKDRVMILLPGGQRGGLANLLERGVARIPAKSLVYGLVEETEDCVNEICRNQITVVVGIPVQVQALAACCRDRKIKVPVKRVLLSTDVLSDSVRHQIEEGLSCEVFNHYGMTELGYGGALECREHQGMHIRENDLYVEIVEPISGKSLPEGSLGEIAVTTLTRKGMPLIRYRTGDMGRMLPGRCPCGSILKRLDGIRRISDSLDWNK
- a CDS encoding aminotransferase class I/II-fold pyridoxal phosphate-dependent enzyme; its protein translation is MNDRNIEEQRRAPIYEALESFQKKRVVPFDVPGHKRGRGNPELAKLLGEKCVGLDVNSMKPLDNLCHPVSVIRDAEELAARAFGAADAFLMVGGTTSAVQSMILSVCKAGEKMILPRNVHKSVINALVLCGAVPVYVNPDVNSMLGISLGMEMNQVEKAIRENPDAVAVFINNPTYYGICSDIRSIVKLAHTHGMKVLADEAHGTHLYFGKGLPVSAMEAGADMAAVSMHKSGGSLTQSSLLLLNKGVNGDYVRQIINLTQTTSASYLLLSSLDISRRNLALRGEESFARVVEMAEYARDEINSIGGYYAYGRDLINGTSIFEYDVTKLSVYTLGNGLAGIEVYDLLRDEYDIQIEFGDICNILAYISIGDRIQDIERLVGALADIERLYKKDRTGMLSGEYIAPEVVISPQSAFYSRKISVPVEESAGKISGEFVMCYPPGIPILAPGEMITKDIVEYILYAREKGCSMQGTEDPAIEHLMVLEN